Proteins encoded within one genomic window of Gemmatimonadaceae bacterium:
- the tig gene encoding trigger factor — protein sequence MDIQITTKKSAGVERLLAVTVPAADVKAMENTTAKRYASSVRLPGFRPGKAPPEIVKKKYKDAIRQEVIERVVQEAFQQVLDKEQIKVAAQPHVHDLKFNEGEAMTFDLHVEVRPDVELARVEGFTVTRRAPEVTDAAVDEQIEQLRDQRAAWSPVLERPLPGDMVTVLLATADENGAIPEGREYTIVLGGGQAIPGIEELIMELAPSETLERAVRWPEDFPDEAQRGKTKPVRVVLQEVKRKTLPPLDDAFAREVGDFDSLDALRITVRSDLADHARRDADAGVRQQLIEQIAAANPFDVPPSWVNQMIQAYLQVYQVTDDERDRFMGEFAPVAERQVRRDLIVDTLAEREKLAASEADVDERVAEVAAKRNAEPGQVYASLQKAGRLKEIERSITEDKVFAWLLEKNTVEQTN from the coding sequence ATGGACATCCAAATAACGACCAAGAAGAGCGCAGGCGTCGAGCGACTGCTGGCCGTGACGGTGCCCGCCGCCGACGTCAAGGCGATGGAGAACACCACCGCCAAGCGCTACGCCTCCAGCGTCCGCCTCCCCGGCTTCCGCCCCGGCAAGGCGCCGCCGGAAATCGTTAAGAAGAAGTACAAGGACGCCATCCGCCAGGAAGTCATCGAGCGCGTGGTCCAGGAAGCGTTCCAGCAGGTGCTCGACAAGGAACAGATCAAAGTCGCGGCCCAGCCCCACGTCCATGACCTCAAGTTCAATGAAGGCGAGGCCATGACGTTCGACCTGCATGTCGAGGTGCGGCCCGATGTCGAGCTCGCCCGCGTGGAAGGGTTCACGGTCACGCGCCGCGCCCCCGAGGTGACCGACGCGGCGGTGGACGAGCAGATCGAGCAGCTGCGCGACCAGCGCGCGGCATGGTCGCCGGTACTCGAGCGTCCGCTCCCCGGTGACATGGTGACGGTGCTCCTGGCCACCGCCGACGAGAACGGTGCGATCCCCGAAGGGCGCGAGTACACGATCGTGCTGGGCGGTGGGCAGGCGATTCCGGGCATCGAAGAGCTGATCATGGAGCTGGCCCCGTCCGAAACGCTGGAACGGGCGGTCCGCTGGCCGGAGGACTTCCCGGACGAGGCCCAGCGCGGCAAGACCAAGCCGGTGCGCGTGGTGCTGCAGGAAGTGAAGCGCAAGACGCTTCCCCCACTCGACGACGCGTTCGCCCGCGAGGTGGGCGACTTCGATTCGCTCGACGCGCTGCGCATCACGGTGCGCAGCGACCTCGCGGACCACGCCCGCCGCGACGCGGACGCGGGTGTGCGGCAGCAGCTCATCGAGCAGATCGCCGCCGCCAACCCGTTCGACGTGCCGCCGAGCTGGGTGAACCAGATGATCCAGGCGTATCTTCAGGTGTATCAGGTCACGGACGACGAACGGGATCGGTTCATGGGCGAATTCGCGCCGGTGGCCGAGCGTCAGGTGCGCCGCGACCTGATCGTCGACACGCTGGCCGAGCGCGAGAAGCTGGCCGCCTCCGAGGCCGACGTGGACGAGCGCGTGGCCGAAGTGGCCGCGAAGCGCAACGCCGAGCCGGGGCAGGTGTACGCCTCGCTGCAAAAAGCCGGGCGATTGAAGGAAATCGAGCGCAGCATCACCGAAGACAAGGTCTTCGCGTGGCTACTGGAGAAGAACACCGTGGAGCAGACCAACTGA